TCGCTATCTTAAGCTCCAGCTCTACCTGAGCCAGTGCAGCGTCCAGCGCCTCTTCAGAATCTACTGCCGGCCCTAACAGATTGCGGCCAAATCCTGCTAAATTGGCACCGAGGGCCAATGCTTTCGCCGCATCCACGCCATGCTTCAGGCCGCCGCTGCCAATCAAAGCCCCCTTCGGGGAGACTGCGCGTACCTCTGCAATGCAGTCAGCGGTTGGGGTACCCCAGTCTGCGAAAGCCTCAGCCGCCGCACGCCGTATAGGGTCTATACTACGAAACTTTTCCACCTGACTCCAGGATGTCCCGCCTGCACCCGCCACATCAATAAAAGCCACCCCTGCATTATAAAGACGTTCTGCTGCATCACCATCAATGCCCCAGCCAACCTCTTTCACACCTACAGGAACCTCAAGTGCACGGCATACTTTCTCTATTTGCGATAGCAAGGACGCAAAGCCAGTGTTCCCTTCCGGTTGAAAGACCTCTTGAAGACCATTGAGATGCAGTACAAGAAACTCTGCACCAGCAATATCCACAGCCCGGCGACATTCCTCCATTCCGAAACCATAGGATAGCTGTACTGCGCCAATATTAGCAATAATCGGAATATCAGGCGCTTTGTCTCGTACATAAAAGGTTGCTGTTAGCTCAGAACGCTCCACTGCTGCACGAACAGAACCTACACCCAGCGCCCAACCCCGGCGCTGTGCAGCCTCAGCCAACCGAGCATTAATCGCTCCAGTAGCTACACTTCCACCTGTCATCGAGCTGATCAGCAGCGGTGTACGCATCTCACGTTCCAGGAACGTAGTCTGCAATGATATATCATCGAAATTCAGCTCTGGAAGAGCATTATGCCGAAATCGGTAATGTTCAAACCCTGTAGTCACACCGACACCACCAACTTCTTCATTTAGACAAAGGCGTACATGCTCTATTTTGCGTTCACCTGTCTTTGATGTAGGCAATAAAGACTTCTTGTCAGAAACCTCCATAGCCGGTAGGTCATTGCCATGATCCGCGCCAGACTGCCTATTCGCATCATATGGCACGGCCTCTTCTGGCGTATGATTCATGCTCCGTTCCTCCTATTCCTAAACTCCATTTATTATAACATATCCCTACAGATGAATTTACAATATAAGGTGAGTGAAAATACGAGGGCTGCTTCATTTCTCCCCACTAGGTGTTAATTGGTTGGTACACGCCGGAGCATAATAACTTTAAAGGAAGTGCTCTGCAATACTTTCAGGAGGAACTTCAGATGAAATCAGATCGTGGACAACCCGTTCAGCCCCAAACGATTCAAGTACATCCTGTTCCGGCTGCAGACCAACTTGGGCTTTACTACTTTTTAAGCGAGAAAGATAAAACATAAAGTATAGGTGCTAAACTTATACTTTCTTATATTTCAAAAAACCACCGAAGAGAAGGTAACACCCTCTGCGGTGGTTTAATCTATAATGAGGTTATAGGAGTGGAGACATTAATCTGGCGGCAGATTCCAGTATACGTACCACCATGCGTTTATTCATAAAGGTCTCATGCACAATCTGAGTGGTAGACAATAAATCCCGTTCAAAATCAGCAACGATTCGCGTAACACTCTCTGTCTGAAGTAGCAGTGCGTTTACCTCGAAGTTAAGATGGAAGCTCCGCATGTCCATGTTCGCCGTACCAATGGTCGCTATTTCACCATCCACGATTAACAGCTTGGAGTGTATAAAGCCCTTCTCGTATTCATAAATTTTCACTCCAGCCTCCAGCAATGCCGGGAAATAGGAGTGCGAAGCCAGAAACGGAATCCATTTATCCGGCTTAGCAGGGAATAACAACCGAACGTCTAGACCAGATATAGCCGCTACACGTATAGCAGTCAGGATATCCTCGTCCGGAATAAAGTACGGGCTGGCAATCCATACTGATTTCTCAGCTGAGGTGATCATGGAGAAGAATATATTTTTGAGTGCACGGCGTTCATTGTCCGGTCCACTGGCAATGATCTGTACTGCTCCGTCCCCTGTCATAAAGTGTAGCTGTGGTGTGAGATAATCCTGCTCCAGTATTTTTTCACCCGTAGTATGCATCCAATCTTGTAAGAAAATAATTTGCATCGTCCTTACCGCTTCGCCTCTAACCAACATATGGGTGTCTCGCCAGAATCCATAAGTTTTGCTGCGACTTAAGTATTCATCCCCCACATTGAGTCCACCCATGAACCCGACATCGCCGTCGATGACAACGATTTTTCGGTGATTCCGATAATTGACCCGGCTAGAGAAAAAGGAGGTGGAATTACCATACGAAGCCACCTGTACTCCAGCTTCAATCATTTCCTTCAAAAATGCTCTGGAAAGTTGAAAGCTACCTACGGCATCATACATAAATCGAACAGACACACCCGCACGCGCCTTCGCGATCAAAATCTGTTGAATACGCGTTCCAATGTGATCCGCACGGAAGATGTAATACTCCATATGAATATGGTGCTTAGCTTGTCGCAGCTCTAGCAGTAATGTCCCAAACGTCTCTTCACCATTGGTGAGTATACGCGTTTCTGAAGCAAAGGAAATAGGAGTACGCGCTAAAGTCTTGGATAATAACAGTAGCTTTTGGCGTGAGGGGTCAAAGACTGACCAATCTTGATGCGTACGCAAAGCGTCATTCTCAATCCGCTCATAGGCCATGAGATCTCGTTGTGCTTTTTTATCATATTTGCGACGTTTAAACACATTCTGTCCAAATAGAAAATAGAAGACCAGGCCGAGCACCGGGATCAACGCAAGCAAAAGAATCCATGACATCGTTGTAGAAGGATTACGGTTCTCCATAAAGATAGCCAAGCTAATCGAAATGACTGTCAGTGTGGAGAAAATACTAATAATCGTTCCGGCAGTACTCCCAAAAATACCAAAACCAAAATAATAAAATGCTATGAAAGCCCCAATGATAATTATAGATTGAAGTCCTCTTCTCATATTGTACCTACCTTCTTATTCATACGAGCAACACCAAAATGACACATTTATATATTACATGAAGAACCTATTTCTTCCTAGACAATTACTGTGTAAAAGTTCATTTACGACAAAACTGTAATCCTTCTGTTCTAAAATTTGTAATGACAGGA
The window above is part of the Paenibacillus sp. FSL K6-0276 genome. Proteins encoded here:
- the fni gene encoding type 2 isopentenyl-diphosphate Delta-isomerase, with the protein product MEVSDKKSLLPTSKTGERKIEHVRLCLNEEVGGVGVTTGFEHYRFRHNALPELNFDDISLQTTFLEREMRTPLLISSMTGGSVATGAINARLAEAAQRRGWALGVGSVRAAVERSELTATFYVRDKAPDIPIIANIGAVQLSYGFGMEECRRAVDIAGAEFLVLHLNGLQEVFQPEGNTGFASLLSQIEKVCRALEVPVGVKEVGWGIDGDAAERLYNAGVAFIDVAGAGGTSWSQVEKFRSIDPIRRAAAEAFADWGTPTADCIAEVRAVSPKGALIGSGGLKHGVDAAKALALGANLAGFGRNLLGPAVDSEEALDAALAQVELELKIAMFGIGAPDLATLRGTSRLIRK
- the cls gene encoding cardiolipin synthase, yielding MRRGLQSIIIIGAFIAFYYFGFGIFGSTAGTIISIFSTLTVISISLAIFMENRNPSTTMSWILLLALIPVLGLVFYFLFGQNVFKRRKYDKKAQRDLMAYERIENDALRTHQDWSVFDPSRQKLLLLSKTLARTPISFASETRILTNGEETFGTLLLELRQAKHHIHMEYYIFRADHIGTRIQQILIAKARAGVSVRFMYDAVGSFQLSRAFLKEMIEAGVQVASYGNSTSFFSSRVNYRNHRKIVVIDGDVGFMGGLNVGDEYLSRSKTYGFWRDTHMLVRGEAVRTMQIIFLQDWMHTTGEKILEQDYLTPQLHFMTGDGAVQIIASGPDNERRALKNIFFSMITSAEKSVWIASPYFIPDEDILTAIRVAAISGLDVRLLFPAKPDKWIPFLASHSYFPALLEAGVKIYEYEKGFIHSKLLIVDGEIATIGTANMDMRSFHLNFEVNALLLQTESVTRIVADFERDLLSTTQIVHETFMNKRMVVRILESAARLMSPLL